A stretch of the Thermus thermophilus genome encodes the following:
- the gmk gene encoding guanylate kinase: MRGRLFVMTGASGVGKGTVRAKVLERTRLFYSISMTTRPPRPGEVDGVDYYFVDRPTFEALVREDGFLEYAEYVGHLYGTPRAPVERALSRGEDVLLEIEVQGALQVKRAVPEAVLIFLLPPSLSELKRRLVYRGKDSPEKIQKRLEQAEWEIRNAHLFDYVVVNDVLEEAVADFLAILTAERRRSGRMGEALAMALRRDPALEAELDEILRRRYGGTGH; the protein is encoded by the coding sequence ATGCGGGGCCGCCTTTTCGTGATGACCGGGGCGAGCGGGGTGGGGAAGGGCACGGTGCGGGCGAAGGTCCTGGAGCGCACCCGGCTCTTCTATTCCATCTCCATGACCACCCGTCCCCCCCGGCCAGGGGAGGTGGACGGGGTGGACTACTACTTCGTGGACCGCCCCACCTTTGAGGCCCTCGTCCGCGAGGACGGCTTCTTGGAGTACGCGGAGTACGTGGGCCACCTCTACGGCACCCCCAGGGCCCCGGTGGAGCGGGCCTTGAGCCGGGGGGAGGACGTCCTCTTGGAGATTGAGGTCCAGGGGGCGCTCCAGGTGAAGCGGGCCGTGCCCGAGGCGGTCCTGATCTTCCTCCTTCCCCCCTCCCTCTCCGAGCTGAAGCGCCGCCTGGTCTACCGGGGCAAGGACAGCCCCGAGAAGATCCAGAAGCGCCTGGAGCAGGCGGAGTGGGAGATCCGGAACGCCCACCTCTTTGACTACGTGGTGGTGAACGACGTCCTCGAGGAGGCCGTGGCCGACTTCCTCGCCATCCTCACCGCGGAGAGGCGGCGGAGCGGGAGGATGGGGGAGGCTTTGGCGATGGCCCTGCGGCGCGATCCGGCCCTCGAGGCCGAGCTGGACGAGATCCTAAGGAGGCGGTATGGCGGAACCGGGCATTGA
- a CDS encoding S-ribosylhomocysteine lyase: MAEVESFSLDHTRVKAPYVRLAGRKALAGGVVEKYDLRLAQPNREALPTGALHTLEHLLAGYLRDHLPGVIDLSPMGCRTGFYLVVEGPVGEERVLEAFVQALKDVLAHEGEVPGASFKECGNYRDHDLPGAKAWAEKVLKAGLRVQPTIPLEAR, encoded by the coding sequence ATGGCCGAGGTGGAGAGCTTCAGCCTGGACCACACCAGGGTCAAGGCCCCCTACGTGCGCCTGGCGGGGAGGAAGGCCCTCGCGGGGGGCGTGGTGGAGAAGTACGACCTGAGGCTCGCCCAGCCCAACCGGGAAGCCCTTCCCACGGGGGCCTTGCACACCCTCGAGCACCTCCTCGCGGGGTATTTGCGGGACCACCTCCCGGGGGTCATTGACCTCTCCCCCATGGGCTGCCGCACGGGGTTTTACCTGGTGGTGGAAGGCCCTGTGGGGGAGGAAAGGGTGCTGGAGGCCTTCGTCCAGGCCCTGAAGGACGTCCTCGCCCACGAGGGGGAGGTCCCCGGGGCGAGCTTTAAGGAATGCGGCAACTACCGGGACCATGACCTTCCTGGCGCCAAGGCCTGGGCGGAAAAGGTGCTGAAGGCAGGGCTTAGGGTGCAGCCCACCATTCCCCTGGAGGCGAGGTGA
- the rnhA gene encoding ribonuclease HI yields the protein MNPSPRKRVALFTDGACLGNPGPGGWAALLRFNAHERLLSGGEPCTTNNRMELKAAIEGLKALKEPCEVDLHTDSHYLKKAFTEGWLERWQKSRWKTAEGKPVKNRDLWEALLLAMAPHRVRFHFVKGHTGHPENERVDREARRQAQAQAKTPCPPQAPTLFHEEA from the coding sequence GTGAACCCCTCCCCCAGGAAACGCGTGGCCCTCTTCACCGACGGGGCCTGCCTGGGAAACCCCGGCCCCGGGGGGTGGGCGGCCCTCCTCCGCTTTAACGCCCACGAGAGGCTCCTCTCCGGGGGAGAGCCTTGCACCACCAACAACCGCATGGAGCTCAAGGCGGCCATAGAGGGCCTGAAGGCCTTGAAGGAGCCCTGTGAGGTGGACCTCCACACCGACAGCCACTACCTCAAGAAGGCCTTCACGGAAGGCTGGCTAGAAAGATGGCAAAAAAGCCGCTGGAAGACGGCGGAGGGCAAGCCCGTGAAAAACCGCGACCTCTGGGAGGCCCTCCTCCTCGCCATGGCCCCCCACCGGGTGCGGTTCCACTTTGTGAAGGGGCACACGGGCCACCCGGAGAACGAGCGGGTGGACCGGGAGGCGAGGCGCCAGGCCCAAGCCCAGGCCAAGACGCCCTGCCCGCCCCAGGCCCCCACGCTTTTCCACGAAGAGGCATAA
- a CDS encoding Uma2 family endonuclease, which produces MGEPARLRRLTAEEYLREEATSPVKRELLEGVPYAMAGAGRAHNLIVSNLHYLLYPLARRKGCRLYVADMKLRVGEATFYYPDLMAVCAPPPKDPFYEEAPCLVVEVLSPATEGVDRREKLWRYLSLPSLKGYLLVSARERRVELYWREGDILYQVAEEGEVPLPCLEGSLPVAEVYAGVALEGQEA; this is translated from the coding sequence ATGGGCGAGCCCGCAAGGCTCAGGCGGCTCACCGCCGAGGAGTACCTGAGGGAGGAGGCCACCTCCCCCGTGAAGCGGGAGCTTTTGGAGGGGGTTCCCTACGCCATGGCCGGGGCGGGCCGGGCCCATAACCTCATCGTGAGCAACCTCCACTACCTCCTCTACCCCTTGGCCCGCAGGAAGGGCTGCCGCCTCTACGTGGCCGACATGAAGCTTAGGGTGGGGGAGGCCACCTTCTACTACCCGGACCTCATGGCGGTCTGCGCCCCACCCCCGAAAGACCCCTTCTACGAGGAGGCCCCCTGCCTGGTGGTGGAGGTCCTCTCCCCCGCCACGGAGGGGGTGGACCGCAGGGAGAAGCTTTGGCGCTACCTCTCCCTTCCCTCCCTCAAGGGCTACCTCCTGGTGAGCGCCCGGGAGAGGCGGGTGGAGCTTTACTGGAGGGAGGGCGATATCCTCTACCAGGTGGCGGAGGAAGGCGAGGTGCCCCTGCCCTGCCTGGAGGGGAGCCTCCCCGTGGCGGAGGTCTACGCCGGGGTAGCGCTGGAGGGCCAAGAGGCGTAG
- the guaA gene encoding glutamine-hydrolyzing GMP synthase, whose product MVLVLDFGSQYTRLIARRLRELRAFSLILPGDAPLEEVLKHRPQALILSGGPRSVFDPDAPRPDPRLFSSGLPLLGICYGMQLLAQELGGRVERAGRAEYGKALLTRHEGPLFRGLEGEVQVWMSHQDAVTVPPPGWRVVAETEENPVAAIASPDGRAYGVQFHPEVAHTPKGMQILENFLELAGAKRDWTPEHVLEALLQEVRERVGRERVLLAVSGGVDSSTLALLLAKAGVDHLAVFVDHGLLRLGEREEVEGALRALGVNLLVVDAKERFLKALKGVEDPEEKRKIIGREFVAAFSEVARERGPFRFLAQGTLYPDVIESAGGHGAAKIKSHHNVGGLPEDLEFELLEPFRLLFKDEVRELALLLGLPDTLRLRHPFPGPGLAVRVLGEVTEERLEVLRRADDIFTSLLREWGLYEKVAQALAVLTPVRSVGVAGDERKYGYVLALRAVTTEDFMTADWARLPLEFLDEVARRITRRVPEIGRVVYDLTSKPPATIEWE is encoded by the coding sequence ATGGTCCTGGTGCTGGACTTTGGCTCCCAGTACACCCGGCTCATCGCGAGAAGGCTCCGGGAGCTCCGGGCCTTCTCCCTCATCCTTCCGGGGGACGCCCCCCTGGAGGAGGTCCTCAAGCACCGCCCCCAGGCCCTCATCCTCTCGGGGGGGCCAAGAAGCGTTTTTGACCCCGACGCCCCCCGACCCGACCCCAGGCTCTTCTCCTCGGGCCTGCCCCTTCTCGGGATCTGCTACGGCATGCAGCTCCTGGCCCAGGAGCTCGGGGGACGGGTGGAGCGCGCCGGAAGGGCGGAGTACGGCAAGGCCCTCCTCACCCGCCACGAGGGCCCCCTCTTCCGGGGCCTTGAGGGGGAGGTCCAGGTCTGGATGAGCCACCAGGACGCCGTAACCGTCCCGCCCCCGGGCTGGCGGGTGGTGGCGGAGACGGAGGAGAACCCCGTGGCCGCCATCGCCTCCCCGGACGGGCGGGCCTACGGCGTCCAGTTCCACCCCGAGGTGGCCCACACCCCCAAGGGGATGCAGATCCTGGAGAACTTCCTGGAGCTTGCCGGGGCCAAGCGGGACTGGACCCCGGAGCACGTCCTGGAAGCCCTCCTCCAGGAGGTGCGGGAGCGGGTGGGAAGGGAGCGGGTCCTCCTCGCCGTCTCCGGGGGGGTGGACTCCTCCACCTTAGCCCTCCTCCTCGCCAAGGCGGGGGTGGACCACCTGGCGGTCTTCGTGGACCACGGGCTTTTGCGCCTGGGGGAAAGGGAGGAGGTGGAAGGGGCCCTGAGGGCCCTTGGGGTGAACCTCCTGGTGGTGGACGCCAAGGAGCGCTTCCTGAAGGCCCTAAAGGGCGTGGAGGATCCCGAGGAAAAGCGCAAGATCATCGGGCGGGAGTTCGTGGCGGCCTTCTCGGAGGTGGCCCGGGAGCGGGGCCCCTTCCGCTTCCTCGCCCAGGGGACCCTCTACCCGGACGTCATAGAGTCCGCCGGGGGGCACGGGGCGGCCAAGATCAAGAGCCACCACAACGTGGGGGGCCTCCCCGAGGACCTGGAGTTTGAACTCCTAGAGCCCTTCCGCCTCCTCTTCAAGGACGAGGTGCGGGAGCTCGCCCTTCTCCTCGGGCTTCCCGACACCTTGCGCCTCCGCCACCCCTTCCCCGGGCCCGGCCTCGCCGTGCGCGTCCTGGGGGAGGTGACGGAGGAACGCCTCGAGGTCCTAAGGCGGGCGGACGACATCTTCACGAGCCTCCTCCGGGAGTGGGGCCTCTACGAGAAGGTGGCCCAGGCCCTGGCGGTCCTCACGCCCGTGAGGAGCGTGGGGGTGGCGGGGGACGAACGGAAGTACGGCTACGTCCTCGCCCTCAGGGCCGTGACCACCGAGGACTTCATGACCGCCGACTGGGCGAGGCTTCCCCTGGAGTTCCTGGACGAGGTGGCCCGGCGCATCACCCGCCGGGTCCCCGAGATCGGCCGGGTGGTCTACGACCTCACCTCCAAGCCCCCGGCCACGATAGAGTGGGAGTGA
- the coaBC gene encoding bifunctional phosphopantothenoylcysteine decarboxylase/phosphopantothenate--cysteine ligase CoaBC, translating to MARVLVAVTGGVAAVKAPHLLRLLRREGHEVRALATPRALEFVTPLSLAVASGGEVATEEAWFRPDGRALHIELARWAEAVLVAPATADALAKAALGLADDLLSATLLAGAKRVAWAPAMNEAMWLAPQTQAHVRRLEELGHAFFGPAYGPLAAVGEGEGWGRMLEPEELVERLRAFLAPKDLLGLRLLVSAGPTREYLDPVRFLSNPSSGRMGYAVAEAARDRGAEVVLVSGPTALPDPWGVEVVRVESALEMRQAILDRYPWAQAVVMAAAVADYRPAETLKDKEPKAAAEKLLRLVPNPDILRELGERKGGRVLVGFAMETREGLERARGKLARKNLDLIALNYVGREGVGFGSPENEVTLILRDGRVVELPRLSKREVAHRILDFVKEFWER from the coding sequence GTGGCCCGGGTCCTGGTGGCGGTGACGGGGGGGGTGGCCGCGGTGAAGGCCCCCCACCTCCTCCGCCTCCTGCGCCGGGAGGGGCACGAGGTGCGGGCCCTCGCCACCCCCAGGGCCCTGGAGTTCGTCACCCCCCTCTCCCTGGCCGTGGCCTCCGGGGGCGAGGTGGCCACGGAGGAGGCCTGGTTCCGGCCCGATGGGAGGGCCCTCCACATAGAGCTCGCCCGCTGGGCCGAGGCGGTCCTGGTGGCCCCCGCCACCGCCGACGCCCTGGCCAAGGCCGCTTTGGGCCTCGCCGACGACCTCCTCTCCGCCACCCTCCTCGCCGGGGCCAAACGGGTGGCCTGGGCCCCGGCCATGAACGAGGCCATGTGGCTTGCCCCCCAGACCCAGGCCCACGTCAGGCGGCTGGAGGAACTGGGGCACGCCTTCTTCGGCCCGGCCTACGGTCCCTTGGCCGCCGTGGGGGAGGGGGAGGGATGGGGGCGGATGCTGGAACCCGAGGAGCTTGTGGAGCGGTTGCGGGCTTTCCTCGCGCCCAAGGACCTCTTGGGCCTCCGCCTCCTCGTCTCCGCCGGGCCCACCCGGGAGTACCTGGACCCGGTGCGCTTCCTCTCCAACCCTTCCTCGGGCCGGATGGGCTACGCCGTGGCCGAGGCCGCCCGGGACCGGGGGGCGGAGGTGGTCCTGGTTTCCGGGCCCACCGCGCTTCCCGACCCCTGGGGCGTGGAGGTGGTCCGGGTGGAGAGCGCCCTGGAGATGCGGCAGGCCATCCTGGACCGCTACCCCTGGGCCCAGGCGGTGGTCATGGCCGCCGCGGTGGCGGACTACCGGCCCGCCGAGACCCTAAAGGACAAGGAGCCCAAGGCCGCGGCGGAAAAGCTCCTCCGCCTCGTGCCCAACCCCGACATCCTCCGCGAGCTCGGGGAGAGGAAGGGGGGGCGGGTGCTCGTGGGCTTCGCCATGGAGACCCGGGAGGGCCTGGAGCGGGCCCGGGGGAAGCTCGCCCGCAAGAACCTGGACCTGATCGCCTTGAACTACGTGGGGCGGGAGGGGGTGGGCTTTGGGAGCCCCGAGAACGAGGTGACCCTGATCCTCCGGGACGGCCGGGTGGTGGAGCTTCCCCGGCTTTCCAAGCGGGAGGTGGCCCACCGTATACTGGATTTCGTCAAGGAGTTCTGGGAGCGATAG
- a CDS encoding glutamine synthetase/cystathionine beta-lyase binding protein, whose amino-acid sequence MPTFIVLSTLTDDGAETLVKNPERIKEVNQELERDFGVKVVAQYAVLGPYDFVNIVEAEDAASVARAMLHLASRGSVKTMTLEAIPVADLIARLK is encoded by the coding sequence ATGCCCACCTTTATCGTCCTCAGCACCCTCACGGACGACGGCGCCGAGACCCTGGTGAAGAACCCCGAGCGCATCAAGGAGGTGAACCAGGAGCTGGAGCGGGACTTCGGGGTGAAGGTGGTGGCCCAGTACGCCGTGCTCGGGCCCTACGACTTCGTGAACATCGTGGAGGCGGAGGACGCCGCCAGCGTGGCCCGGGCCATGCTCCACCTGGCCTCGAGGGGAAGCGTGAAGACGATGACCCTCGAGGCCATCCCCGTGGCCGACCTCATCGCCCGGCTCAAGTAG
- the rpoZ gene encoding DNA-directed RNA polymerase subunit omega, whose translation MAEPGIDKLFGMVDSKYRLTVVVAKRAQQLLRHGFKNTVLEPEERPKMQTLEGLFDDPNAVTWAMKELLTGRLVFGENLVPEDRLQKEMERLYPVEREE comes from the coding sequence ATGGCGGAACCGGGCATTGACAAGCTCTTCGGCATGGTGGACTCCAAGTACCGGCTCACCGTGGTGGTGGCCAAGAGGGCGCAGCAACTCCTCCGCCACGGCTTCAAGAACACGGTCTTGGAGCCGGAGGAAAGGCCCAAGATGCAGACCCTCGAGGGGCTTTTTGACGATCCCAACGCCGTGACCTGGGCCATGAAGGAGCTCCTCACGGGCCGCCTGGTCTTCGGCGAGAACCTGGTGCCCGAGGACCGGCTCCAAAAGGAGATGGAGCGGCTCTACCCGGTGGAGCGGGAGGAGTAG
- the argR gene encoding arginine repressor — MGNKAERHRAIQEIVRREEIGTQKELVERLRQLGFEVTQATVSRDIAELGLARIALGKGRHRYVLPASDLSENAYEELKRQFGLFVRDVDRGGNLLVVKTVEGHASGIAYLLDRLRRDEIVGTLAGDDTILVVVRTEEAAQALEDEFAGLLLEGRALRRALSGS; from the coding sequence ATGGGCAACAAGGCGGAACGGCACCGCGCCATCCAGGAGATCGTCCGCCGGGAGGAGATCGGCACCCAGAAGGAGCTGGTGGAGAGGCTGCGCCAGCTGGGGTTTGAGGTGACCCAGGCCACGGTGAGCCGGGACATCGCCGAGCTGGGCCTGGCCCGCATCGCCTTGGGCAAGGGGCGGCACCGGTACGTCCTCCCGGCCTCGGACCTTTCCGAGAACGCCTACGAGGAGCTCAAGCGCCAGTTCGGCCTCTTCGTGCGGGACGTGGACCGGGGAGGGAACCTCCTCGTGGTGAAGACGGTGGAGGGGCACGCCTCCGGCATTGCCTACCTCCTGGACCGCCTCCGCCGGGACGAGATCGTGGGCACCTTGGCCGGGGACGACACCATCCTCGTGGTGGTCCGGACCGAGGAAGCGGCCCAGGCCCTCGAGGACGAGTTCGCGGGCCTGCTCCTAGAGGGAAGGGCCCTGCGGCGGGCGCTTTCCGGCTCCTAG
- a CDS encoding acyl-CoA carboxylase subunit beta produces MLETALRPEDRESPAFKANKDAWVALVRDFRESLEKVRQGGGPKAIERQHKKGRLTARERIQKLLDPGTEFYELMAFAGWGMYEEWGGAPAGGVITGIGRIAGRDWMIIANDATVKAGAFFPITAKKVIRAQTIALENRLPTVYLVDSAGVFLPLQDEVFPDQDDFGRIFYLNARMSALGIPQISAIMGNCVAGGAYLPVMTDVLIMTEGSGLYLAGPALVKAAIGQEVSSEELGGARMHYEVSGTVDFYEPTDEAALARIRELAALYPPPRLAPWAEGRKAPREPLYPIEDLYGLVSPDGSRPYDLREVIARIVDGSEFLEYKGGYGETLVTGFARIGGFPVGIVGNQRLVLKKRGRIEVGGVIYAEAADKAARFILEVNQMHIPLLFLQDVTGFMVGKESEQAGIIRRGAKLVNAVSNSVVPKITLILGGSFGAGNYALAGKAYAPRFLFAWPSAKYAVMGGAQAAKTLLELEVEKLRQEGKEPSDEELRELYERIKGRYEETLDPRYAAARLWVDAVIFPHETRKWLIRALEACALNPEREPFRIGVFQV; encoded by the coding sequence ATGCTGGAAACCGCCCTGCGCCCGGAGGACCGGGAAAGCCCCGCCTTCAAGGCCAACAAGGACGCCTGGGTGGCCCTGGTGCGGGACTTTAGGGAAAGCCTGGAGAAGGTGCGCCAAGGCGGCGGCCCCAAGGCCATAGAGCGCCAGCACAAAAAGGGCCGCCTCACCGCCAGGGAGCGCATCCAAAAGCTCCTGGACCCCGGCACGGAGTTCTACGAGCTCATGGCCTTTGCCGGGTGGGGGATGTACGAGGAGTGGGGCGGGGCCCCGGCGGGGGGGGTGATCACGGGGATCGGGCGGATCGCGGGCCGGGACTGGATGATCATCGCCAACGACGCCACGGTGAAGGCCGGGGCCTTCTTCCCCATCACCGCCAAGAAGGTGATCCGGGCCCAGACCATCGCCCTGGAAAACCGCCTCCCCACGGTCTACCTGGTGGACTCCGCCGGGGTGTTCCTCCCCCTCCAGGACGAGGTCTTCCCCGACCAGGACGACTTTGGCCGCATCTTCTACCTGAACGCCCGCATGTCCGCCCTGGGGATCCCCCAGATCTCGGCCATCATGGGGAACTGCGTGGCCGGGGGGGCCTACCTCCCCGTGATGACGGACGTCCTCATCATGACGGAGGGAAGCGGCCTCTACCTCGCGGGCCCCGCCTTGGTGAAGGCGGCCATCGGCCAGGAGGTCTCCTCCGAGGAGCTCGGGGGGGCGAGGATGCACTACGAGGTCTCGGGGACGGTGGACTTCTACGAGCCCACGGACGAGGCGGCTTTGGCGCGCATAAGGGAGCTCGCCGCCCTCTACCCGCCCCCCCGCCTCGCCCCCTGGGCGGAAGGGCGCAAGGCGCCAAGGGAACCCCTCTACCCCATAGAGGACCTCTACGGCCTCGTCTCCCCCGACGGTTCCCGCCCCTACGACCTCCGGGAGGTGATCGCCCGCATCGTGGACGGCTCGGAGTTTCTGGAGTACAAGGGGGGGTACGGGGAGACCCTGGTCACGGGCTTCGCCCGGATCGGGGGCTTTCCGGTGGGCATCGTGGGCAACCAGCGCCTCGTCCTGAAGAAGCGGGGGCGGATTGAGGTGGGCGGGGTCATCTACGCCGAGGCGGCGGACAAGGCGGCCCGGTTCATCCTCGAGGTCAACCAGATGCATATCCCCCTCCTCTTCCTCCAGGACGTCACGGGCTTCATGGTGGGCAAGGAGTCAGAGCAGGCGGGGATCATAAGGCGGGGGGCGAAGCTGGTGAACGCCGTCAGCAACTCCGTGGTGCCCAAGATCACCCTGATCCTCGGGGGGTCCTTCGGGGCGGGGAACTACGCCCTCGCGGGCAAGGCCTACGCCCCCCGGTTCCTCTTCGCCTGGCCCAGCGCCAAGTACGCCGTGATGGGCGGGGCCCAGGCGGCGAAGACCCTTCTGGAGCTTGAGGTGGAGAAGCTCAGGCAGGAAGGAAAGGAGCCCTCGGACGAGGAGCTAAGGGAGCTTTACGAGCGCATCAAGGGCCGCTACGAGGAGACCCTGGACCCGCGCTACGCCGCCGCGAGGCTTTGGGTGGACGCCGTCATCTTCCCCCACGAGACCCGGAAGTGGCTCATCCGGGCCCTCGAGGCCTGCGCCCTGAACCCGGAGCGGGAGCCTTTCCGCATCGGGGTCTTCCAGGTCTAG
- the mtnN gene encoding 5'-methylthioadenosine/S-adenosylhomocysteine nucleosidase: protein MTAFFAAEPEEASALREALGAGEALLAPFPLHRGEGVLVAETGVGKVAAAMAVAHVLTRFRPSESFFLGVAGALDPTLRALDLLLAEKAVQWDVDLTPFGRKPGETAFGVGFFPSDPALLARAEKAALALGLPFRRGVVATGDRFLAQREEAERLRALHGADAVEMEGAAALMVAWRFRHPMALLRVVTDGAGEGAASDFQAFLREAARRLGLLARALVE from the coding sequence GTGACCGCCTTTTTCGCCGCCGAGCCCGAGGAGGCCTCCGCCCTCCGGGAGGCCCTGGGGGCGGGGGAGGCCCTCCTGGCCCCCTTTCCCCTCCACCGGGGCGAGGGGGTCTTGGTGGCGGAGACGGGCGTGGGGAAGGTGGCGGCCGCCATGGCCGTGGCCCACGTCCTCACCCGCTTCCGCCCCTCGGAGAGCTTCTTCCTGGGGGTGGCGGGGGCCTTGGACCCTACCCTTCGCGCCTTGGACCTCCTCCTGGCGGAGAAGGCGGTGCAGTGGGACGTGGACCTCACCCCCTTCGGCCGCAAGCCCGGGGAGACCGCCTTTGGGGTGGGCTTCTTCCCTTCTGACCCCGCCCTCCTTGCCCGGGCGGAGAAGGCTGCCCTGGCCTTGGGCCTTCCCTTCAGGCGGGGGGTGGTGGCCACGGGGGACCGCTTTCTGGCCCAAAGGGAGGAGGCGGAAAGGCTTCGCGCCCTCCACGGGGCGGACGCCGTGGAGATGGAGGGGGCCGCGGCCCTCATGGTGGCCTGGCGCTTCCGCCATCCCATGGCCCTCCTCCGCGTGGTGACGGACGGGGCCGGGGAGGGGGCGGCCTCGGACTTCCAGGCCTTTTTGCGGGAGGCCGCAAGGCGCCTTGGGCTCCTCGCCCGGGCCCTGGTAGAGTGA
- a CDS encoding MarC family protein, with protein sequence MLELFLKSFLTLFVVMDPVGLVPVFVALAGDRPHRTQVLIARKAVLVAGGLLTFFYFFGRELLGHLGISLEALRIAGGVLLFRIATEMVFAHHERETEEERDEALSRADISVFPLAIPLIAGPGALASVLVLGAEAKGVPYGFAVVLFTTYLVLFLAYLFLRGATAVRRALGRTGVNVVTRVLGLLLAALAVQYVADGVKGLL encoded by the coding sequence GTGCTGGAGCTCTTTCTCAAGTCCTTCCTGACCCTCTTCGTGGTCATGGACCCGGTGGGGCTCGTCCCCGTCTTCGTGGCCTTGGCGGGGGACCGGCCCCACCGGACCCAGGTCCTCATCGCCCGCAAGGCGGTCCTGGTGGCGGGGGGGCTTCTCACCTTCTTCTACTTTTTCGGGCGGGAGCTTCTGGGCCACCTGGGGATCTCCCTCGAGGCCCTGCGCATCGCGGGCGGGGTGCTCCTCTTCCGCATCGCCACGGAGATGGTCTTCGCCCACCACGAGCGGGAGACGGAGGAGGAGCGGGACGAGGCCTTGAGCCGGGCGGACATCTCCGTCTTCCCCCTCGCCATCCCCCTCATCGCCGGGCCTGGGGCCTTGGCCAGCGTCCTGGTCCTGGGGGCGGAGGCCAAGGGGGTGCCCTACGGCTTCGCCGTGGTCCTCTTCACCACCTACCTCGTCCTCTTCCTGGCCTACCTCTTCCTCCGGGGGGCCACGGCGGTGCGCCGGGCCCTGGGGCGGACGGGGGTGAACGTGGTCACCCGCGTCCTGGGCCTCCTCCTCGCGGCCCTAGCCGTGCAGTACGTGGCGGACGGGGTGAAGGGCCTCCTCTAG
- a CDS encoding transposase, with the protein MRPVALSLLWTILALMPTPHLRESLKALLFLFLTGHGKARPQHSKTKSPSALSRFLNRYPWPTRALIRLAREEAQKALDRARRRKGPKPRLLVVLDLVTLEKRGHFPHLPLSFFHGKWGLHLVVLYLVYGDLRVPWAYRLWRGKGEKGLSLLALSLLASLPLWMRRTFRIRVAADAAFGTAWFLFGVRRLGLETVVGMRRDRRLRGGGRLLDLRRQGSRVYLWGLSFPVWVAWYRYPLPQGGWEWRYVVATFPATPRTMLTWGRRRFTVEHFFRAAKSEFSLGQFGQRTALGVHRFLVLSLLAYLLAHWVGVEGKGSWREAREGAARVLLPELVVQVILRELHALGLGPPGGGGEGLCGVCGRCKF; encoded by the coding sequence ATGAGACCAGTAGCCCTATCCCTACTTTGGACCATCCTGGCCCTCATGCCAACCCCCCACCTGCGGGAATCCTTGAAGGCCCTGTTGTTCCTTTTCCTCACCGGTCACGGCAAGGCTAGACCCCAGCACAGCAAGACCAAGTCCCCCTCCGCCCTCTCCCGCTTCCTCAACCGCTACCCCTGGCCCACCCGCGCCCTCATCCGCCTGGCCCGCGAGGAGGCCCAGAAAGCCCTGGACCGGGCCAGGCGGAGAAAGGGCCCCAAGCCCCGCCTCCTGGTGGTCCTGGACCTGGTCACCCTGGAAAAGCGGGGCCACTTCCCCCACCTCCCCCTCTCCTTCTTTCACGGCAAGTGGGGCCTCCACCTCGTGGTCCTTTACCTCGTCTACGGGGACCTCCGCGTCCCCTGGGCCTACCGTCTATGGCGGGGCAAGGGGGAGAAAGGCCTCTCCCTCCTGGCCCTGAGCCTCCTGGCCTCTCTGCCCCTCTGGATGCGCCGGACCTTCCGGATACGGGTGGCCGCGGACGCGGCCTTTGGTACGGCCTGGTTCCTCTTTGGGGTGAGGCGGTTGGGCTTGGAAACGGTGGTGGGGATGCGGCGGGACCGGAGGCTGCGGGGAGGGGGAAGGCTTTTGGACCTCAGGCGGCAGGGGAGCCGGGTCTACCTGTGGGGGCTTTCCTTCCCGGTCTGGGTGGCCTGGTACCGCTACCCCCTGCCCCAAGGGGGCTGGGAGTGGCGGTACGTGGTGGCCACCTTTCCCGCCACGCCCCGGACCATGCTCACCTGGGGAAGGAGGCGGTTCACGGTAGAGCACTTCTTCCGGGCTGCGAAGAGTGAGTTCTCCCTGGGGCAGTTCGGGCAGCGGACGGCCTTGGGGGTGCACCGCTTTCTGGTGCTCTCCCTTCTGGCCTACCTGCTGGCCCACTGGGTGGGGGTGGAGGGGAAGGGGAGCTGGCGGGAGGCCAGGGAGGGGGCAGCTCGGGTTCTCTTGCCCGAGCTGGTGGTGCAGGTCATCCTGCGGGAGCTCCACGCCCTGGGTCTGGGGCCGCCGGGGGGAGGGGGTGAAGGTTTATGCGGGGTATGCGGGAGGTGCAAGTTTTGA